The proteins below are encoded in one region of Triticum aestivum cultivar Chinese Spring chromosome 1B, IWGSC CS RefSeq v2.1, whole genome shotgun sequence:
- the LOC123097543 gene encoding F-box protein At5g07610: protein MRTVASLTDDLLVEILSRLPVKSLRRCMCVSRTWRGIISHPHNRRQLPQTLEGFFYVPESKPVPTPIFTNVTGTGRPLVSPLFGLLPQHQSIFLLSCCNGLLLCRCWEGQDDFHYVVCNPATGEWVRLPDSVNAGTECMARLGFDPAVSDHFHVFEFSEDHDISQAGMEVYSSETGEWVHKENGWIDTEDDEAFVSLVGHHSGDVFLNGCLHFLTMDDDIAVVDTKGKTWRKIPLPELGTVGLIQKSQGYLHFVNFLETDDGMVQLVVYVLENYRSQEWILKHSTDASCIFGERDIDLIQGFQWVAMHPDCNMIFLTVGWDNTLVSYDMDHHQVQEICDLGGDDDPRYLPYVPLYSELQTLHMQHKN, encoded by the coding sequence ATGCGGACGGTGGCTAGCCTCACCGACGACCTCCTCGTCGAGATCCTCTCCCGTCTCCCCGTCAAGTCGCTCCGCCGCTGCATGTGCGTCTCCAGGACCTGGCGGGGCATCATCTCGCACCCGCATAACCGCAGGCAACTGCCCCAGACCCTCGAGGGTTTCTTCTACGTGCCCGAGAGCAAGCCGGTGCCAACTCCCATTTTCACCAACGTCACCGGGACAGGCCGCCCTCTGGTCTCTCCTCTCTTTGGTTTACTGCCCCAGCACCAGAGCATCTTCCTGCTGTCCTGCTGCAACGGTCTCCTCCTCTGCCGCTGCTGGGAAGGCCAGGACGACTTCCATTACGTTGTGTGCAATCCGGCGACCGGGGAGTGGGTCCGGTTGCCCGACTCTGTCAATGCCGGCACCGAGTGCATGGCACGTCTGGGTTTTGACCCTGCGGTGTCGGATCACTTCCATGTGTTTGAGTTCTCCGAGGATCACGACATCAGCCAGGCCGGAATGGAGGTGTATTCCTCTGAAACAGGGGAATGGGTTCACAAGGAGAACGGATGGATCGATACGGAAGATGATGAAGCATTTGTTTCCCTTGTTGGTCATCACTCGGGAGATGTGTTTCTTAACGGCTGTCTGCATTTTCTCACCATGGATGATGATATAGCCGTGGTGGACACCAAGGGGAAAACATGGAGGAAGATACCTCTCCCTGAACTTGGCACTGTTGGTCTCATTCAGAAGTCTCAGGGTTATTTGCATTTTGTCAATTTTCTTGAAACTGATGATGGTATGGTTCAACTGGTGGTTTATGTTCTTGAGAACTACCGCAGTCAAGAATGGATATTGAAGCATAGCACTGACGCTTCATGTATATTTGGAGAGAGAGATATTGATCTTATACAAGGCTTTCAGTGGGTTGCAATGCATCCAGACTGTAACATGATCTTCTTAACTGTGGGGTGGGATAATACTTTGGTCTCTTATGATATGGATCATCACCAAGTTCAAGAGATCTGCGATCTTGGAGGAGACGACGACCCGCGATATCTGCCATATGTGCCATTGTACTCAGAGTTACAAACTCTACACATGCAACATAAAAATTGA